Proteins found in one Triticum urartu cultivar G1812 chromosome 4, Tu2.1, whole genome shotgun sequence genomic segment:
- the LOC125551974 gene encoding eukaryotic translation initiation factor 2 subunit alpha homolog produces the protein MPNLECRMYEPRFPEVDAAVMIQVKHIADMGAYVSLLEYNNVEGMILFSELSRRRIRSISSLIKVGRQEPAIVLRVDRDKGYIDLSKRRVSEEEARSCEDKYNKSKLVHSIMRHVAETLEIDLEPIYQRIGWPLYRKYGHAFEAFKLIVADPDAILDVLTYEERETGPDGQEVTKVVPAVTPEIKETLVQNIRRRMTPQPLKIRADVEMKCFQFDGVLHIKQAMRKAEAAGNTNCPVKIKLVAPPLYVLTTQTLDKDQGISVLTDAVKACTAEIEKHKGKLVVKEAPRAVSEREDKLLNAQLDTLVEQNAEVAGDDDSEDEEDTGMGDIDLTNSGVHAD, from the exons ATGCCGAACCTCGAGTGCCGGATGTACGAGCCGCGGTTCCCGGAGGTGGACGCCGCGGTGATGATCCAGGTCAAGCACATCGCCGACATGGGCGCCTACGTCTCCCTCCTCGAGTACAACAACGTGGAGGGCATGATCCTCTTCTCCGAGCTCTCCCGCCGCCGCATCCGCTCCATCTCCTCGCTCATCAAGGTCGGCCGCCAGGAGCCCGCCATCGTGCTCCGTGTCGACCGCGACAAGGGATACATCGACCTCTCCAAGCGCCGGGTCTCCGAGGAGGAGGCGCGGTCCTGCGAGGACAAGTACAACAAGTCCAAGCTCGTGCACTCCATCATGCGCCACGTTGCCGAGACCCTCGAGATCGACCTCGAGCCCATCTACCAGCGCATCGGCTGGCCGCTATACCGCAAGTACGGCCACGCATTCGAGGCCTTCAAGCTCATAGTTGCTGACCCCGACGCCATCCTCGATGTGCTCACCTACGAGGAGAGGGAGACCGGCCCTGACGGACAAGAG GTGACTAAGGTGGTGCCTGCTGTCACCCCTGAGATTAAGGAGACCCTGGTCCAGAATATACGGAGGAGGATGACACCGCAGCCACTCAAGATCCGTGCTGACGTCGAGATGAAATGTTTCCAATTTGATGGGGTGCTCCATATTAAG CAAGCCATGAGGAAAGCTGAAGCTGCTGGGAACACTAATTGTCCTGTGAAGATTAAGCTGGTTGCTCCTCCACTTTATGTTCTGACTACACAAACTCTCGACAAG GACCAAGGCATCTCAGTTCTCACTGATGCAGTTAAAGCATGCACAGCAGAGATTGAAAAACACAAGGGAAAGTTGGTAGTGAAAGAAGCACCTAGAGCT GTGAGTGAGAGGGAAGATAAGCTATTGAACGCCCAGTTGGATACCCTGGTTGAGCAAAATGCGGAGGTTGCTGGTGATGATGACAGTGAAGATGAGGAAGATACAGGAATGGGCGATATCGATCTCACAAATTCTGGCGTCCATGCGGACTGA